The Acetomicrobium sp. S15 = DSM 107314 genome has a segment encoding these proteins:
- a CDS encoding helix-turn-helix domain-containing protein yields the protein MGYGEVIRSARKRKHLTQEQLAEKICVSRSAI from the coding sequence GTGGGATACGGAGAAGTTATACGCTCAGCACGCAAGCGTAAGCACCTTACACAAGAACAACTTGCAGAAAAGATATGTGTATCGCGGTCAGCAATAT